The following DNA comes from Lates calcarifer isolate ASB-BC8 linkage group LG2, TLL_Latcal_v3, whole genome shotgun sequence.
TCAAGCTGCTTGTAAAGATGGTCTTGACAGTCAGAAAgcagggaagagaaaagggaaagagacagaaggcaGGTTAGTACAGACGACAAAGAGTTAGTGCTGAACCTCATCACAAAACAAGTGTCAGTTTACATTCAAGCTGTTGAACTGCCAACCCCATGAACATATCAGATTAAAATCAATAACTCactatttgctgttgttttgctctTATTTCTAATAGGTCTCATCAGCTGTCACTAAGTTGCTGCCTTCGCTCCCCAAGCATTTCTCCTCGCTCATTACTGCTTTTtaagttgtgtgttttctgtagctTTTACTAATTATCTGTCTATAACTTTCAGTGCAGGAACTCAAATTAAGCTCATCATCATACAAATCTACGCATCCCTACAATAACAAACCACACTTGCTGTTGCTATGTTGACCACAGTTGTCaccaaataaaatacaactgaGCCTAAAGATGTTTGAGTCGGTGAATTCAAAACCCCTAATGACACAGCTGATCCTCCTCAGAAACCGAAGCACAAATGTCTTAATAAATTGACCATTTGTTACATTACCATGGTATTTTAAACTCAGAAGAATGAGAGGACAACCACTGTATTTCATGTGAACACTAGTTTGCAGAAGACACCTCAATACTGCCAAATTATAGTCCTctcaaagagaaaaaggaacaGTGAATGGGAGAGGAGCTTCAGAGTTTATTCAAAAGCTACTCgacaaataaattaatgtaaCACAtagacaaaaatcaaaaaaagaagaagaaaaagatgggACAAATGGAAATGAAGAAACATTGCAGGAGAAAAGGGGAAGGGCTGACATGGATGGAagaatgtttattttacagaaaGCATTACGGCTCAAAGGTCTGTATGAGACATGGACAAATGGATGATGGCAGCAACGACCCACTGTACAGTAGTGGCGGGGCAGtaaagaaatacagaaacaaaggagACAGAAAGTTGGGCCGTGCTGCACAGGAGAGAGATGATGACACTCAACCAGCTTCTGAAGTGAAGGGTGTAAAAATTTAGCtgtgaaaaaaggagaaaaacaaaagtgttggACAGAGATATAAAAAGGAGGAATGGAAGATAAATGACATGCATAAgcaaaggaggagaaagggatGCAAAACAGAGCCAGAAAAGCTAAAGAAAATGAGGGAAactaatgaagaaaaatgacaatGTGAGAAATTATAAGATATGGAATCTACCCTTACAACACCTAATCATAAATACCTACAAAACCATTTTAATTCACATGCAAAACAATGTTAAGGAAACAGTAAAGGAggattttttaaacataaatccTTCCTATCTATGATTCAGCAAAGTAAAAATCACTGCACTCAAACatgccacaagggggagctaTTGCATATTTGTAAGTGCTGTTAGGCGCGTCAACATCtaaggcagagagaagaaacaagCATGTGGTGAATTACATGGAGGTCATGTCGTTGAGGGCGTGGTCCAGCTCCTCGCTGATGGCCTTGTACTTCAGTTTCTGGGCATACAGCTCATCTATTGTGGTAATTTTTGTGAGGGGGCAGTGAAGGATTtgcaataaaataaagagaacaaaagaataatagaaaagtcagagaacagaggtcaaaagaaaaacacaaatagagaaactgaaaaaaaggcAGGACAGGAATAGGAAGGGTGCATGGAACAGCTGCTGATGTTGTGTCAGATTCTTGAGGAGTCACCGAGAAACTGCCTCACATATTCCATGACCCTGTAGGGACTGCTCGCGACTAGCTGGCCTTGAGCAGTCACTACACCAGAATGCCAAATAGCACTGCGGTGAGAAATGCTGTTGCCAACACGAATAATATCACGCCAGCCTCTGTGGAtcactgctttgtgtttttcccacTGCAGTAGACAACTGACACTGCAGATATTTAGCCTGAGGACAATGTAACAACCTGCTGACCAGATAAATAACCTCACGCTGCAgcaatgtttacaaaaaagAGCAACTTACTCTCTTCTATGAGTGCCCCCTTGAGAAATCTGAGAAAACTAGTGTCTGTTTTATAAGAAGAGGCCTCTACAACATAACTTTTTTGCACTGACAGTTTGAGTAGTTACAGTAACAAATACTGCCCtcacattttgtgaaaaatctgaaaataaactCTGCAAGTGCATTATAATCAAGTGTAAAAAATTCATACCCTCAAGGTCATCAATGGTCTTCTCAAGCTTGGCGACTGATCTCTCAGCAAACTCAGCACGGGTCTCAGCCTGAGTGGAGGAATACAGTCAAACATTAGTAATTCCCCTTAAGAGGTTTACATTACTAGCCACAACCTTACTTAAGGCACTTAAGTGCTGTAAAAGAAAAGTAAGTATCACTTCTAATAAAAAGTATACAGTCAGCATATTTCAATTCAAGTAACTAATGAGTCAACATCCAATTGCCACAGTTTTGAAAAACCTCTACAAAATACCTATGAAAAAAATGCAGGATGAATAAActatgttttaaatatttttgataattCCAGTTAACTCACCTCCTTCAGCTTGTCTGTGAGAACCTTGATCTCCTCCTCGTACTTGTCCTCCTTCTGTGAGTACTGTGGTTACATACAATGAGCAACGTTAGTCAAATGTGATCCCAATGTTGATACAAGACAGTTTCAAACAgatttttgagtgtgttttagTCATTTGCTGTGAATCTTCTCAGTCAGCCATCTTACCTTCTCTGCCTGAGCCTCCAGAGACTTCAGGTTGTTCTGCACGGTTTTCAGCTCCTCCTCAAGCTCAGAGCATTTGCTGTTGGTTTACAGTTGAATAAGCAGAAAGAtgccacagacagaaagagagtcatgagaaaacaaaaaatacaaagttGTGACTTGGAGGAACAAATAGAGGGCAAAGGAAATGAAACCGGTACCTCTCAGACAGCTCAGCACGCTCCTCTGTACGTTCCAGGTCACTCTCAATGATCACCAGCTTACGGGCCACCTGAAATCACAGCATACGAACTTAGTCCCACACAAGTCTGATACACAGTCAAACAGAATTCAATTCCCTGCTACATTTACTGTACTTGTTCTGACTTAGTAGCAATAATATACATCAGACAGGAGATAGCCACTGATGTCAGCTGTTACACTTAAGTGAAAGAATGTAGAAAATGCTGAGATCAAAGTTCACAGTGCAGTGAACAGCTGAGAAACTTGCCTCCTCGTATTTGCGGTCAGCCTCCTCAGCAATGTGTTTGGCCTCCTTCAGCTGGATCTCCTGCAGCTCCATCTTCTCCTCGTCCTTCATTGCCCTGTTCTCAATGACCTTCATGCCTCTGAGGGATAGAAAAGAGTATGGCGGGTAAGCACAACAGCAGGGCAGTGGGTTTAGTACTGGCGTAGAGAAGATAGCTCCCTACGTACAACTGACAAGAGACCAGTGGTTTGTCTCTGGAAATGTTTTTCTCAATGAAATTGAAAAGAAAGTTTCCAGTAGAGCACAGCGTTCCTTGTGGTGTCCCATACTGGTGAGGGTATACAAGCAGGACTACACAGGCCTCCCTTTAGGGCTAAATCACTATCACGACAGCATGTATGGATATTACACATAACGTATacatcaaagaaaacacaaatacactcttGGCAAGGAGTGTCACTGTATTATCTACTTGTCGTATTAAAAGACATCATTTAAGTTTCTCTCATAACTGCTACAGGTGTGTCACTTCCACGATTGGTCATGATCTTTTTTGTATCAATAATGAAGATATTTGGATATCAACAATTGTGACAccacaaatgaatgaataaatttaGTCATGATATTATGCAAAACATCATTGAGAAAATGCAATATTGCATTATTGCATTACAGCAATATATATTGTAATGCAATATAACTTCTGTACACTTGTGGCAGTACTGAGCCAAATGTTAATAGAGAATTGCTTTAACTGTATGTATCATATGcagtctttctcttttaatATAACAGAGTTTGGCAGAATTTGGCATTTTAGTGCTGGATTCATGACATGCGTTTTCTTGACAATGACCACTGTGCTCTGACAAGTTTGGGACGAATACCAAACTTGCAGTGGAGCAATTAAAGACTGGACTTACATCAGTTTGACTTTCAAAATCCAATCACAATGCCCCAACCCCACTGCATCACTCTTTGTGAAAAAGAGTGATCTGGTGGTGTTGAGCTAAACTAAAAATTTCGCATAGGTGTGGTTCAGTGCACATCAAGACAGCATACCTATGATTTTTCTGTAGAATGCCAAGGAATATACGAGTGGCACATGGGTGGAGTTCATTGACCTAGTGAGGTTTACCAGCTACAAGATACCAACCTTTCACTCTCATCAGCAGCCttctcagcctcctccagctTGGTCAGAGCTGTGGCCAGACGCTCCTGAGCACGGTCCAACTCCTCCTCAACCAGTTGGATACGTCTGTTCAGGGAAGCTACATCACCCTCAGCCTAAGAGAGCACAACACCACAATAATATGGAGTCAAACCAAGTTTATATGTACATATTTCAGTTAGCTTTGCAGGTTTTCAGCATGCCCAACCCATCACAGGCTTTCCACAGAGAGGAGCATGGGCTTGGTCAGGAGCCAGCCCAAGGGAGGGACGCAGGCTCTAATATGCACATTTTACACAGGCGGGTGGGGGgcactcctctttttttttttttttttaacaaaatttaAACCTGACACATGTTAGCAGTGTATTTGATTAAATACTAGACTAACTTAACCATCCTTCatcttccctcttttctttcaaaTAATGCAATTTCCTGTCCCACGGTGACTTAGTTGTGTTATCCCATAAACAAATTAGCTACAAAACATGGCTACATTTTGCTATTTCGTAGGGGAACAAAAGCGACTTGTCTGTGCTCCAACTAGCTAATGCCCTGCGGGAGTTTTTCACAGAAGAGGGTTTTATCTCAGGGGacctgtggtgctgctgctgtaacgtTAGCCTACTTGTTACAGGGCGGTTTGTTTATTCGGGATGCACCGGGTGGTGTCCTTTCATCTACCCATCCTTCCCTCCTCACATCCTGCATTGGGCTAATTTCTAACATGTCTACCTGATACCTGACTGGTATACGAGCATACACCGTCGCTGTCTGGGCCTAGCAGCCACGCTTTTTGACCAGATTTACGCCTAATGCCGTCGGCAGCCTGAAGACTAATTGCCTTAAATCATTAGCAGCGGCTTACTGCTTCCCTCGCGCTCCGCTCCAGGTTCAGTTCCCGCTGTAGTAACGCTGCCCGTTCCTCCGCCACATCGGCCTGCTCCTGCAACGACTTGATTTTCTTCTTAACAGCTTCCAGGGAGCTCCCACCGGCcattttttgctcttttttgtcTCAGCTAAGCTAGTTTTCCCTCAGCTGTGTGCGGGCTGACCcaacgcacacacgcacacacacaaacacttggaGATGCGGCGCGTTTGATCCCTACCCCCACCTCCTTTAATCAACCGCTGATGAGGATTGGGACGTGCCACCAGCCCCGGAAGTACCTGATTTTACCCGCAAATTTATCaagtaaattttaaaaatacatatatgaaTTGTGCTGATGTCAGCTGTTCGCACAAATTCattttgtgtaatttatttataCGTTCTGTCAGTAATACAATTAACTAATTCATTATTTGTTCTGAGTGCATCCCCTACTGGCAAATTGAGCTCACCCTATCAAAATCACAGCTCCAGACATCACACATTGGCTCGGTCGTGAGCTACAGCAACAATGTATCTAAGATGTGATTGTTAATAGTCTAATTATTTGACGCaacatacatttattattattgttgttgttgttgttgttgttgttatatttcACGCTGCTAACACTGCTGTCTGCAAGACACTTTACCCACGACCATACTACATTGTTTATTTATGCAATGCAATTTTGTCATTCAAAGAGGCATTCTTTACTATTTGTTTACTTATTCATGCATAGTATTGTatagtagtatagtatagtattgtATATAGTAGATACTGAAAATGTGTTGCTGTCTATTCTGCTTTTGTTCACCTTTAGTTTCACCTGTTAGTCTTTCAATCAATCGATTTATTGATCAAGTCCATGTTAAGGACCAGAAAAGTTTATCTTATGTTATCTTATATTATGTTAGGCTATCTTAATAATGTTGTTGATGATATTGTTGACATCGTTGCTTGTTGTGACGTAACCGATTAGGCGTAATTGGTGAAACATTACCAGCCAATAAATTGGTAATTTCATCGGGGTTGGACATAACTACAGAGTGCTAACTGAAACCAGTACAACCACAAATCTGTCAAGGATTTTACAGGCCAAAATATTCTTGTAAAATGCCCGACTGAAATCCAACACTGGCCCTCAGATTCGTCCAAATGATTGTGGAATGCACTGGTAAGCCAGTGAGCTGTGACCTTACCATATACAGCACATGAGCTAAATTTAACTATCCATATATTCATCCTATACAGCCCTCAAGCCTCTTATAATTGATTATTGCATAACTTGATTATTAGAGTAAGTCAGCGTTGGGGGCTGGTAATCTTAGTTTCCTGTGAGGACCCAAGGGATGGTTCAAGGTCAAACCATTAGGCCCAACTGGGGCTTCTCCaacagtctgtctgtggtgctgtCAGCCCAAACTCACATCTGTGGCTTTCTTCTCAGCGAGCTCCAGTTTCTCCTGGGCATCCTTCAGGGCTTCAGAGTACTTGTCCAACTCATCCTCAGTTGCCTTCAGCTTCTTCTGCAGTGCTACCAGGTCATCCTCAAGCTGGGACACAGAGGAAAGAGATTTACTTAGGACCAACATTaccatttatcattttcagtCAAAGCACCAGGTAAACCACATCTCATAGTGTCTGTGAATAATcttaataataaatgttttctctaaATAATAAATCACATATCAACCGTTTGGAAAGACATTTATTCTAGGCTATTAGAATAGGAGTATCATCAGATATTATAGATCAATTATAGGCAATCCAATGGTAAATGTAAAGTGAAATCTTCATACAGTCCAAATGTGAAGTACAGCAACgaaaatggaaaatgattataattttaaaaaatgaatttaatccTATGATGATATAGACATTAATCCTCAGTGACAGGACTCTGGACATGCAGGAACCATGGAGGGCTAAGGCGCACAGTGCCACTGGCACCCGTGCGTAAAAGCACCAGAGCGGCTTTCATAGTGGACGCCGACCTGTTTGCTCCTGTCCTCAGCTGCCTTCTTGTCTGACTCGGCCTGCTCAGCTCTGTCCAAGGCGTTCTCCTTGTCGAGCTTGAGCATCTGCATCTTCTTCTTGATGGCATCCATGGCTGCTTAGTGTCGGCTGTGTCCGCgcaaagcaaaaaacaaaagaaactggATGAAGGGATCGGAGCGTCTGATCCACACTGAACGCCAAGCTGGAGTGCGAGCTCGGTCTGGCTGTAGTGagtcaaatatgttttttgcCGGGCAGTTACTGGACACCCAATACTTTTTTGGAAACAAACGCAGCTGCTTGCCAACGCGGGACCTGTCTTTTTTCTGAATCTCTTCACTGATTCGCTCTTCCGAGACATTTGACCGCTTCTATAACTATACATGGGGTATGGACGTCAGGAGGTCACTCCCACCTCACACCAAGACGTCCCCTCCTATTTCTAACACCCTCCAAGTGACAGGCCGGAAGTAAAGTGTCAAGACTCAAAGAGGTAGTAGCTCCTCAGAGGGGGGTTATTTGGGAGAAACATGTTCATAATAATGACCTAATTATCACCCAGGAAGATAACTCAGAAACTACTTTATGTGGGAGTAGAAGGCAAATGAGACCTGATCTGACCATTGTCTTTAATGATTTTAAACTTACATTACATCTATTTGTGCCAAAATAAAGGATTTCAGACACTGTTTATTGAAGCATGGACTCAACATGTACTCCCAGCAAATTACAACATTTCAACAGATTGTTACCAGAATGAATTGTCATAGCACCTCATGAATGGGAGCTattcatacaaaacaaatatatctGATTGGATAAGCTCCTGTGAAAGTTCTTCTCCCTCTGTGGGGTGTCATGTTAGCCAGTACGGCTTGTTTGTCTTCCAAGGATCATTTCAACAACTCCGTCGCAGCATAGTTCAACATCCGAGCAGCAATCAGATAGGCTTTGCTCTCCGTGGAGGTATATCATCGAGCTTGTCCAACTCCACTCTCAGTTAATACATGCCTGAGAGTTACAGTACATCTCAAATGGGCCACAGTGGATATAGTGGCGTGCACAGTAGAGGATACAGAAGCTTTGGCATTTCAACAGCCCCCCTCACCGCGCCTCTGTGATAGTTCACGGGGCCACTGGCACAGCCGCAGCTGTCACACACAACCTGTGGTCAGGGCTGGTGGATGGTTGAGTAATAATAGTTTACTGTCGACTACAGTAATTAATTTTTGGAGAAGTTAGGGAAATTGGACCTCAGGGAAGATCAATGAAACATAAGTTAATGGGTGAAAATAAGATCTAGTGTAATAATAGGTTATATAtgctgcacatacagtacatacacaacTGTTATGTAATACTATATGAACAGCACTGTCTTCTTGTCCATGAAGTATGACAAGCCACGCTGACAGTATTTTGTCATTCTCTAAGATGCCTTTGGGTTTTAGCATCCTCCCCTTTCTTCCCAAGTCCTCACTgttctgcttgtgttttgttgagtgCATATTTTTGGGGTCTCACTGCCTGGAGAGGCACCTGCTGGACTCTGTCCATACCCCCCCCCGGCCACTCCCACTCTCACCAGGCCTGTCTTTTAGAAAAGGGGGCATTAGCTTTCTTTCAAATCAGATCAGTCACTAGTTTGGTGCCTTTGTGAAAGGAGTTAGggagacaacagaaaaaaaccaaacagcCTTTATGATCAGTCAAAGCAAAAACACCTCACTGTCACTAAAATTAAATTAAGTCTTGATTAATCATACACAGAGCTAGATAAATCTTGACCTAATTCTGACTGTGTAAAGGCTTCTTGGTTTGAGCAGCTGAAGAGGAAACACTTGTGAAGAATCCAACAAACTGCTGTCACTTTCCGACCTTGACTTATATTAAGGTTAGATTTTAtaagctttatttaaaaaaaaaaaaatcaaaactaaatcaaatcattccccatttttttcttcacctcaAACTCCTATATTTTATCTCCTTGGTGGTCCAGCCTGATATCCCTCCTGTGGTGCTTTTTTTAAGGCAGTCAGCTGTCACTGTGTTGTCATCCCACcatgtgttttgtggactgTTAAGCAGCCAGCCAGGCATGCCAGTCATATACAGAGATCAGAGAGGCTCATGGCGCAATCCATGTCACCCTAGCACCCTGGATAGATGAACATCGCCACACTGTACCTGTCCAACAAGTAATGATTTACTAATGCTGCATTTGATCCAGGGGTGTGTGGAATCATAACTGCAGTTAAAACttgatttttctattttttttctccaaggcCATTTCCAGACTTGAATGAATGTGCTAACACAGGTCTAACAGCTCATATTCTAGTTGTTAAATCAGACATTAAACCTCTAATTGTCTCACATCCTCCCTCTGGTCTTAATAGTAATTATTTATTGAGTGTTCCATTGAGGAAATCAACAGTTCTACACAAAATGTCTGTATTTCGTTTGCCTGTTCATCAAGAAATCCCTTATATATTAAATGACAGCTAAAAGATAAAGATGaaatctttcaaaaaaaaaaatcccactgagTTCCACTGTGAGGCTGAGATTATGCTGCTGAAGCCATATGACAGACAGGTGTGATAATGTAAAATAACCCCCAGTATTCCCGGAATTCCCATCATGCAGGGGAGTATGCGGCCCTCTAAGAATGATGCTGTGGCCTTTGAGGAGCCACATATAAGGTTTAAAGACCTTTAAAATTTGATTTCATTAGGTGACCATTGTCTGTTGATGGCCATGTATGTATTGCTGATTTATTGTTGTGAGGAAGTCATAAATCTAAACACAGACTCTTTGTGTTTAGATTGTATCACAGCTCCAGTAAAGTTGGTGATGTCCCCTGCACTTTTAGTGACTGCTGAATACTGTTGTCACGCCAAATGTATTCAAcaatttgttttacagtttaatcAAACCTCAGTGTCAGACCACAAATGAAAAACTAGTGGTATATCAGCAGGTCATTATAGATGTGTTGAGAGAGTTGGGTGAGCAGCTCCTAGACAAAAATGGGAGTACAGCGATGATTTCATTGTTAATGTCTGGACTGGAATTTCTCACTTCCTGCTCAATAATTGCGAAAAAGTGCGTAGGAGGAAAGATGTTGGTGTTCCATCCAGTCCTCCTGAGTCAAACTTTATCTCTTGCTGTGATTCATCCTAATCAAGCTCATCATAACAGTTCAGATGTGCTGGGGTCGTGTAAAAATATCAGTGTGATGAGTGTGTTTAGCCACTGTGCACAGAGCTTGTTACAGTATGTCACTGGTGTGTCATTTTCCGTCAGGGGATTAACACAGCCAGCAACCTGATGTGACGCTGATCTTTTtattcaaaagaaaatgtgaaaatgaaacagtgactgTAGGTAAAAGTGGCTGAGAGAAGAGAAATCAGGAAACTGTTTATGCCTGTGTCACCTACAAGCGAGCGAAGGTAATCTTATACTGAATACAACTGTCTTCAGTGGATGACGCTTCTAATCTTGCTATGTAGCATGCTGCAGTCATCAGTAACCATACCCGCTTTCTGACTTTTATTATAATTAGATTTAGgacataaaaataatgtatgaGCTGTCTTCTATCAGCTGCTTGTCCACATTAAATTCAATGCCCGCGTCCTTTTAGCCAGGGTTTTTGCTGTCTCCCCCCCAGGCCATGTCAGGGCCTCTTGTTACAAGTCACATCCAGTACTAACAGGAAAACGTTTAACAGtagctgagatttagatttgtGTCACTTGGAAAAAcatatgcagcagcagcattaaaaACTTTCTTcatgagaaaatgtgagaaaatggaGTCCAGATTTAAAAGGCGCGCTGGGAGCAGCTGTGCCACTGTAATTGACATTGCCTCCTCAAATTTTAGTGCCGGACAAATTTAGCTCGGGTCTCAGTTCATAGCCTGGACTCAATATAGCTTCAGGTTTAGTGCTGACTCAGAAATACCATCTTGTCCTGACACTAAACTGACACAGACCTTGTTCGTCTGCCAGGATTCACCTCTCTGTTATTCACTCGGGCTGGAGAACTTGTAGTGGTTCTGTATCCTGTTAGTGTCTCCTGCTGAAACATGATGGGAGGATGTAACAAACAGACATGGAGAACTggatatttcatattttatttattcagagtttattttctgtgtgtctgacttACCAAATGTTGTTTAAAAGCTGTCACAGAACTGACAGGAATGAAATTCTGGTGGAGAGCTGAGTCTTTATAGATGTGGATGTTGAACATCAATACATTTTGAGTACCAACCAAAAGAAACAAGTTTGTAGCACTGatgattaaaaatgtgtcttta
Coding sequences within:
- the LOC108876927 gene encoding tropomyosin alpha-1 chain isoform X3; its protein translation is MDAIKKKMQMLKLDKENALDRAEQAESDKKAAEDRSKQLEDDLVALQKKLKATEDELDKYSEALKDAQEKLELAEKKATDAEGDVASLNRRIQLVEEELDRAQERLATALTKLEEAEKAADESERGMKVIENRAMKDEEKMELQEIQLKEAKHIAEEADRKYEEVARKLVIIESDLERTEERAELSESKCSELEEELKTVQNNLKSLEAQAEKYSQKEDKYEEEIKVLTDKLKEAETRAEFAERSVAKLEKTIDDLEDHLYKQLEKNRLLTNELRVALNEA
- the LOC108876927 gene encoding tropomyosin alpha-1 chain isoform X2; translation: MDAIKKKMQMLKLDKENALDRAEQAESDKKAAEDRSKQLEDDLVALQKKLKATEDELDKYSEALKDAQEKLELAEKKATDAEGDVASLNRRIQLVEEELDRAQERLATALTKLEEAEKAADESERGMKVIENRAMKDEEKMELQEIQLKEAKHIAEEADRKYEEVARKLVIIESDLERTEERAELSESKCSELEEELKTVQNNLKSLEAQAEKYSQKEDKYEEEIKVLTDKLKEAETRAEFAERSVAKLEKTIDDLEDKLTRAKEEGLSVKQMLDQTLMEMVNI
- the LOC108876927 gene encoding tropomyosin alpha-4 chain isoform X5, whose protein sequence is MAGGSSLEAVKKKIKSLQEQADVAEERAALLQRELNLERSAREAAEGDVASLNRRIQLVEEELDRAQERLATALTKLEEAEKAADESERGMKVIENRAMKDEEKMELQEIQLKEAKHIAEEADRKYEEVARKLVIIESDLERTEERAELSESKCSELEEELKTVQNNLKSLEAQAEKYSQKEDKYEEEIKVLTDKLKEAETRAEFAERSVAKLEKTIDDLEDKLTRAKEEGLSVKQMLDQTLMEMVNI
- the LOC108876927 gene encoding tropomyosin alpha-4 chain isoform X7; the encoded protein is MAGGSSLEAVKKKIKSLQEQADVAEERAALLQRELNLERSAREAAEGDVASLNRRIQLVEEELDRAQERLATALTKLEEAEKAADESERGMKVIENRAMKDEEKMELQEIQLKEAKHIAEEADRKYEEVARKLVIIESDLERTEERAELSESKCSELEEELKTVQNNLKSLEAQAEKYSQKEDKYEEEIKVLTDKLKEAETRAEFAERSVAKLEKTIDDLEAKFLHPSLQKLVECHHLSPVQHGPTFCLLCFCISLLPRHYCTVGRCCHHPFVHVSYRPLSRNAFCKINILPSMSALPLFSCNVSSFPFVPSFSSSFFDFCLCVTLIYLSSSF
- the LOC108876927 gene encoding tropomyosin alpha-4 chain isoform X6, whose product is MAGGSSLEAVKKKIKSLQEQADVAEERAALLQRELNLERSAREAAEGDVASLNRRIQLVEEELDRAQERLATALTKLEEAEKAADESERGMKVIENRAMKDEEKMELQEIQLKEAKHIAEEADRKYEEVARKLVIIESDLERTEERAELSESKCSELEEELKTVQNNLKSLEAQAEKYSQKEDKYEEEIKVLTDKLKEAETRAEFAERSVAKLEKTIDDLEDHLYKQLEKNRLLTNELRVALNEA
- the LOC108876927 gene encoding tropomyosin alpha-1 chain isoform X4 gives rise to the protein MAGGSSLEAVKKKIKSLQEQADVAEERAALLQRELNLERSAREAAEGDVASLNRRIQLVEEELDRAQERLATALTKLEEAEKAADESERGMKVIENRAMKDEEKMELQEIQLKEAKHIAEEADRKYEEVARKLVIIESDLERTEERAELSESKCSELEEELKTVQNNLKSLEAQAEKYSQKEDKYEEEIKVLTDKLKEAETRAEFAERSVAKLEKTIDDLEDELYAQKLKYKAISEELDHALNDMTSI
- the LOC108876927 gene encoding tropomyosin alpha-1 chain isoform X1 is translated as MDAIKKKMQMLKLDKENALDRAEQAESDKKAAEDRSKQLEDDLVALQKKLKATEDELDKYSEALKDAQEKLELAEKKATDAEGDVASLNRRIQLVEEELDRAQERLATALTKLEEAEKAADESERGMKVIENRAMKDEEKMELQEIQLKEAKHIAEEADRKYEEVARKLVIIESDLERTEERAELSESKCSELEEELKTVQNNLKSLEAQAEKYSQKEDKYEEEIKVLTDKLKEAETRAEFAERSVAKLEKTIDDLEDELYAQKLKYKAISEELDHALNDMTSI